The following DNA comes from Grus americana isolate bGruAme1 chromosome 22, bGruAme1.mat, whole genome shotgun sequence.
GACAGGAGTTATCCAAAAGGTGAGACCAGCGGGGATGAGCGTAGCAGCCATGAGCTACCTCCCGATGACAGAGTCCCGTCAGGTTTCCTCAGTCCCTGCACGTGCCGCACGGCGCAGCAGCCGCTCGAGCAGGTACATCCACGCTGGGGTGCCGCACCGGCTGCTGGCCCGGGCAGGATTCAGGTGGTGTCACAGCCGAGGACGGAGACCACTGCAGGATGGGAGCACCGGCCCGGCATCGCGGGGTCCGTGGGGTTTATCAgctgctgtgcctgctgtgCCAGACCCGGGCTCCCCACATCTGCCTGATGGGGGTTCCCCAGACCCTGGTGTCCTGTTCCCTCGCCCCTGTGGTACCGGGTGGCCGCACACACGGCTGCAGGGGTGCCTCGTGCTCACTCTGGCCAGCGACTGCACCGGGCCCTCCACGTGAAACGAGCTCAGAACTCCTGTTTGGATCCGGAtgccctctcctgctgcaggccCCGGGCTGATGCCGTGAGGCCACATGCACGGTCAGGGTCTGCACCGCAGCCGGGTCCCCAGCGCTGCCGCAGCCTTGCGCACAACGGGGCAAGGATACCGGGAGTGAAGGCAGGGTAACGGGCACCAATGCATCTCCCTCTCCCGAGCCGCCACGTCCCCCGCAAGCTGTAAGGAGAACCAAGGCACTACCTGGACCTCTGGTGTCCCCCAAACAGGGAAAGGTGGCAGCGGCCATGAGAACACCAGCCCGAGAGGCTCTTGCACAGCTGCCAACCCACACCCAACACCTCCCAGGCAGCACTGGCACCCCAAGGCGATGGGGCACCCCGGGTGACGGGGCACCCCAGGCAGCGGGCGGTTGCCGTATAGTGGCAGGGAGAGGCGGCTGGGCAGGAAGCAATACTGGGTGTGCTTGTTTCTGCTTGAGTGCTCTCGCCAGCCGCATGGGATCTCCTGGGCTTTCACTTTCGTTACCAGTTAATCTTCTGTGGCCTCAAAAAACTCTGGAGGGAAATTCAGCGGGCGCATGGCGCTGTCCCGCTCTGGCCTGGGAGAAGCGTGGGGGAACCCTGCCCGGGGCTGGTGACGACCCAGTGCCAGCCCTGGGAAACCGGGAGAGACGGGCTTGGCTCTCCTTGCTCAAGTGCCGGTGCTGGGACAGGATCGTTCTCGGGACAGTTAATGCGCCGGCAATTGCAAATTGCTCGGCAATTATGTAAGAGCATGGTCCCAAGTTCTCAgctctccattttttttaatctatggCTTTTGTAGTAagtcctcctctttccttcGGGAGCGTGCAGCCATGGGAGCTGGCTGGCAGGGAAGCGAGCCCAGGGGACTGTGCTGTGAGCCCTGAAAGCCGGGGCCACGGCAGGAACACGGCAGGATGCCCAGGGACCCTCGTCCAGCCGGCAAAGCCACAGCCTGCCCGGGGTGCCACTGCCTTcggggctctgctgcccagaCTGACGTCTCCAAACAGCccttctccagctccagctcctcacCGCCTAGTCCGGCCCCACGTGTCCCAGAGATAAATATCTGTGGGCTGGGCAGGCACCACCCCAGCACCTGCTCCCATGCAAATGCCAGCCACAAACCGGTGCTTTTCAGCTCACCTCCTCCCCGCCAGCACTCGCTATGTGtccagagcagccagggatgaACGGGACGGCCCGGGGGGACGAGTGGCTCCAGCTcgagcagctcccagctcccaccaAACGTTTTGTCGCGTGTGCTCGTACACTCAGGAGGCATCTTGCGCACACGGAGCTGACACATCACTGCTGAGCCACTGCCAGCAGAGTCCTGGCTGCCGTTCCCAGCGCTCCCGCGGCGCTCCAGACCTCGCGAGGAGGTGAGCTGGGACCCTGGTGAGATGGGGACGGGTGCCCAGCGTGGGGCCAGCATTTTCCACGCAGTCTTTTTCCACTAAGACAAAGGAAAGGAATGGGGAAACCGGCGAAAGGACTgcactccctgccctccctgctttGGCTGGGGATGCTTACGCTCCAGCAAGTTGCATCACGCGGACAAACGGCTTTCACAATCCCCGGCCCACATAACCCATCGGCGCAGTCATCCAGGCactggctgctcctgctgagAAAATCAAGGTCACACGCAATGTCTGTGGCTGTCGGGCCTCCAGCTGGGCACAGCGGGTCCAGGCAGCTCAGAGGGTCCCAGGGATGCAGCCCTCCCCGTGCCAGAGACCCGGACGGCCACATGTGCTCGGGAGGGCTGGAAAACATAGACAAACCATCCTCCgttccctctccacttccctccGACTTGTCCCTCCCCTTTTTGgtaggcaggggaaaaaaaaaaagggggggaataAATTAGTGATGGGAGAGAAAGTGGAGAGTGCTCCGTGCTGAGAGGGCAAATGGAATCAAAtcaaaaagttttgtttcaaaatgatcCCAAGGAAAAATCTGAGCTGGCTAGTGAGGATGTTGCCCAAGAGAAATTCTTCCTTTGTGAGGGAAGAAGGGAATGGGGGAACAGCATCTGATGGAGAGGCTGCCCCAGCAATGCCCCGGCGATGTCCCGGCTCTGCCCTGGTGATGCCCTGGCACTGCCCCAGCAACGCCCTGGCAATGTCCCGGCTCTGCCCTGGTGATGCCCTGGCACTGCCCTAGCAATGCTCCGGCAGCAGCGGCTGCACTAGTGGTGGCTTTTGGGGACCGCTCTCAGCAACAGGCAGCCCCAGGATCTGTCTGGGCAGGACAGACTCTGCAAACACCAGAGGAGGTTCCTGGGCACGGCCGGCGTTCCCCTCTCCGCCATCTCGCCCGGCCCCACGTCGGTGCAGAGTGGCCAGACCCTGCCGTGAGAGAGTCGGTGCTGGGATGGTGCATCAGCATCCAGGGGATCTAACGAGCAGCTCCAGCATTTCTAGGCAGGGCAGGAAAGGTGGATTTTCCAGCCGACCGAGCATGGCAAAGCACTTGAGCCTGCTTGCAAGCCCGACAagctcctggtgctgctgtgtCCCTGCTCTTACCGGGACTTCTCTTGCATTGGTCCTCAGAAAGTCTCAAAAAGCCTCTGGGAAGATAAACAGTGTCCAGGCTGAGCTGTGGCCAAACACGTTGTCATCTCAGATGAGCTCAACAGGATGCCGAGTGACGTTGCACATtcaggggagagagggagcatGGGGCTTCGTAATTGATTTCCTAGAAAATTGCCTCTGTGTTTGGAGCAGGAGCATGAGGagcgcaggcagagcagccttCTTCTCTAAGTGGCATTTCGAGGGTCTTAATTATTTCTCAGGAGTGGAAGTATTTATTTAGGCAGGCTCTGGAGTGGTCCCAAGGCTGCTGGCTgttgccctcccctccccaaagcccTCCGGCACATTCTGTACACGAGGCTCCTCTGCATCCCTCTCTGCTGTTCCCGGGATGTGCAGGGCACAGGGCTCAGTGCTTGGCCAAAGCGCAAATGCACCGACCACATCGCCCGTGGGCAGGATGCAGCCTCTGCTCCATCCCCTTGAGCTTATCAGTGAGGCGGGAGGTCTCGCCAAGGACCCCAGCCTCAACCCATCCCCACTTTGGGTCCCACACGGTCCCAAATCTGCGCTGAGGCCAGAAAACCCTGTTGCGATAATCCAGCTCAGCTAATGAAAAGCACATGAATCCCCAAATTAGTCACAGCTTCATGTTTTCCCACTCCATTTCAAACGCAGCGAGGGCAAAGCtttcagcagggctgtgctggtaccgcagcccccagcatgctgctctcctgcccgcCTCGGCAGCTCCGAGCCCCTTCTGCTCCTGGGTGCAGgtggccatgggcagggaccaCGTCACCGGTTCGGTCACACGAGCTCAGCAAGCTGCGGCCATCTTCCCCTGC
Coding sequences within:
- the LOC129195201 gene encoding uncharacterized protein LOC129195201, which translates into the protein MQEKSRSSQCLDDCADGLCGPGIVKAVCPRDATCWSWKKTAWKMLAPRWAPVPISPGSQLTSSRGLERRGSAGNGSQDSAGSGSAVMCQLRVRKMPPECTSTRDKTFGGSWELLELEPLVPPGRPVHPWLLWTHSECWRGGGELKSTGLWLAFAWEQVLGWCLPSPQIFISGTRGAGLGGEELELEKGCLETCLSVRVAGGCSTTDPWQCVTLQQRCPSLPGCGSYGERHGWWAADGAGGG